The genomic DNA TCTGATTTGTGAAACTGCTCCAAACCCCCTGGTCCTGGACCTGCAAGGTGAGTCCCTGTTTGGGCTGGTGTATGAAGCAGATATAGAGATTAGATCTGGTTTTGACAGGTTGTGGTCAAATTAAAAGGGGTCATAAGCAGCCGTGTTTGATCTAGTGTCACTTCATAGTgttacttcacacacacaaatgtttctttCTGAATCTTTCTCCTAGTTATATCTGTCCCAGTCAAATATAGCAATGCTGTTGACCGCAGTACTGATTCAACCAACAGTACTTACAGATCAGTCAGCGGGACTTTAAATCTGTGTCAATGAATGTGGATTCCCTGATTGCCTCGAGCCATACACAGactggattctttttttctgtttggctgATGACTAAAAATGTACTCCTGATTTTCCAGCAACCATTTAGCGGTTATGACCTTCGTCTCTTTACTGAAGCTACACGTGGCCCAGCTGGCCTATATTTGAATCCATCCAGAACAGTCTGTCCTGTCTACCTTTCCTCACATCTCTCTTGACTCTCATGTTGTTATACTTGCATGCCTTCTATCGAATATCTCTTTATACCCTTTTACCTTTTATTGTGGTTATAACTGTACTTTTACAACCGAAATCACAATAAAGTTCTTATACCATCATGAGGCTAAAATTCTCTAGATGAGTCACAGCCTTTCTACTCAGTGGTACCGTAGGTGAAATGTGCTTTTCATTGGACCCACTGTCCCCCCACATGTCCCAGGAACTAAAAGTCAGGAATGAATTTTTTAACAGCTTTTTGGCACAttgatgttttcatctgtgctAACCTTCAGGCCCCGGAAGATCCGGTGTGTTAGATCGATAGAAGGCAACCTCATCGTGTGAGACATAACAACACACTCATGTGCGTTCTTAAAGTTACTGAAGCGTGACAGTGATGTTTGAATTGATCGTGGAAAAAGagacctgcaggaggagaatcCAAACGGCAGAAAGGTTAGAGGCCTGTTTTCAAAGTGGTAACGCCCTGCTGACTCTGCCTCTGGACACCCACTCTGTCTAATGCTCTATGTTTCAGGCCGGTCAGGAAGTCAGCTACGGTACACAACTCAATAACACTCAgtaacattaaaaatgtcattcCAGCCTCTAATATTGATGGTAGTAAGGAGTGCTTGTTTGTAGTCTGAGTAAAGCTGGGAGGCCTCTGTTTGTCCTCAGGGTCCAGTAGTGAAAACTGTTCCCAGGCACTTCTTGGGACATCACAATAAGTGAGTACTTAGGGAACAACTAGAAGCTTCTGGGCTTCTGGACAAGTTGCTGTGGCTGAAAAGGgtcatttgttctttttaaagctAATCACATAGTAGCCTGTAGCCATGTAGATTGTTTCAAAGGGCTGATTAAAACTATCTGAGACACTATAAAGCATCCCAACAGAGTGTACAGGTGTGCCTGGTAAGTAGCATCTCAGTGTGAACAGGTGGGATGTTCATGGTTGTATAGAAAAACATATATTTCAACCCATTTAAGCAATTTCCCAATGATGACTTTTTAAATGCATCTTGAGAGAGTTTTTGAAGCAAAAGTAAAGATCTGCTGAGGATGAGTCATTCAAGTTAGTCAGTAAGTTACATCACTGCCAGTAAAGGAATCAGTGCAGCTTCTGTATGCTAGACGTATATGATGTTGGATTATTGTTGCCTTGAAATGTAAGAAGGATCTCCAGGAAAAGAGGCCAGCACATGCTTGGCTCAGCAGGAGCATTCTGGAAGTTAAGACTGAAATCAAGAGCCTGTTTCTAAAACTGTAAATACTACATAGTTTAACAACAATACTTAATAGTTAAACAATTAGCGTCAGATTGCTGCAATTTGCACCCACTTCTCCTCAGACTAATAACTTGATAAAGCGTGAACAGATACGATGCACATATCTTTAGGCTTAGCATGTCCTACACTCCGGGGAAATCATTATCTCTGATGTCCATTGCAACTGAAGAAATCATAGAAAAAGACACTCCAGCTTCAGAACTTGACTGAGATTCATCACGTTTgggttttcttcagtatcacaGTAAAAAGCATTTGGCAGGCAGGCACAGTGTCAGGCTTGATGTTTGGAGTTAATCCTTTGTGGGAGTATGTGAAGATGAGCAGGTACACTAAAGGGACACTCCAGCATTTTGGGAACTATGTTTGATGGCTGTTCTACCCAGAGTTAAATGACAAATGGATATTGATGTTTCACAAAATGCTGCACTTTGCTAGGCCTGAACAACAGTAACGTTTCACATCACGGCCTTAAGAAGAAATGATTCGCATCATCCTCCTCCCTAATTGGCTCAAAAGAAATGGACATAGGCCACCTGCTAGAATTATTTAACGtttaatgtaataaatacaTGGATCATGAGTATAACTGCTAATGATGATTATGGTGTGTATTTTTTCCCATGACACAATGTTGATTATGTTCATTTGTCCTGAATTCTCCCAGCGGTCATGATGTgcatcactgtgactgatgaaCTGAATGTTGATGGCTGTGCTTGTTCCCCTTTTGGTTTGTAACAGGAGACCTGGAAGCTTTTAAAAGGCAGGCCTTTATTCTGAAGGAGGGAGttgaatacaaaataaagatCAGCTTTAAGGTGAGAGCTGCTGATAGTATTTGGCCTTGCTATTCACTGCCATCATGAAAATGTGATTGTCCTGATGCATCAAAGTTGATTCAGTTTGACACTGGTAATGCTTTTAAACCTGATATTTTGGTCAACGAACACAAGTCGTTATGCCTCTAGGAATAATGGTGGATGCAAAATGTGTTCTCTGATATCACAATGAAAGACGTGGATTTCCCAACTTTGCCTGTCGTCCCAGTTAAGAAGATGGGTTGTTGTCTTTAACACACTTTGTGTCTCCTCAGGTGAACAGGGAGATAGTTTCGGGTCTGAAGTATGTGCAGCAGACATACAGGAAAGGAATGAAGAGTGAGTGAACACTTTGTCTGAAATCAAATCAAGTAATAAAACCTGAAGCAACTTTTATGGGTCTTAAAGCAGCAGCGCACAGATATCCTGTGCCCCTAATGTGGGTTATTGTGGGTGGACACATCTCATGTTGCACATTGGCTAATGAGCTAGTCAGTTGTAGGATATTGATCAGCTTAAAAATGTACCTGCAAATGTTTATCGTCGATTGAAATGCTAAATGTTATTCTTCAGTAGCCCAGCTAGCAAAGTACTATCTGTCCTCAACCTGTAAGCTCAGGCTAAAGGAGCATTCAAAgaccctctccctcctctcagaTGTGTCTGACCATCATATCCCCCCTTCTTTGTTAACAGTTGATAAATCGGACTACATGGTGGGCAGCTATGGGCCTCGTCCCTCTGAATATGACTTCCTGACCACGATGGAGGAGGCTCCTAAAGGCGTGATGGCCCGCGGCAACTACGTCATCAAATCCAAGTTCACTGACGACGACAAGCACGACCACCTGTCCTGGGAGTGGAATCTCAACATCAAGAAAGACTGGAAAGACTAAAAGAGGCCTTTGTGTTTGGAGGGCGAGAGGAATGAAAATCCTCCAACCCTCCACCCCGTGCGTTCctcagagcccccccccccccccccccccccaatcctcGCCCTGTGTCCACCATTTCTGccttctgtttttactttgtcgTACATTTCATGCTGTCATGCCTTAGTTCCCACCACGCTGTCTTAACACCCTGGCTTCCTTCCCACCTctcagtagcagcagcagtagcagcagcccccccctcccccttctgcCTGTCCGTCCATTACCTCCCTGCCTGCCCAACGTTTCACTGGTTGCACACAATCCACCTCTGCTCACCAACCTGCCATCCTCACTCActgtaccccccccccatgcAGCACCTTGCTTCCTCACCCCCAGCCCTCCACTTTTTATGTTGTCCCAGGTTTTTGCTGCTTGAAGAGATTAACCCCGCCTTCCACCTCTCCAGAATGGTGTCTTCCTCTCAGTATGAAGTACATGTGGAAAAGCAACTGTACAATCAACTTTTGTTTGcctttttatataattgtatc from Pempheris klunzingeri isolate RE-2024b chromosome 3, fPemKlu1.hap1, whole genome shotgun sequence includes the following:
- the LOC139199233 gene encoding rho GDP-dissociation inhibitor 1-like, producing the protein MAEDEVTPEQLAAIAAENEEPEPVNYKAPAQKSVKEIHELDKDDESLRKYKEALLGTGNSDNDPTVSNVQVTRMSLICETAPNPLVLDLQGDLEAFKRQAFILKEGVEYKIKISFKVNREIVSGLKYVQQTYRKGMKIDKSDYMVGSYGPRPSEYDFLTTMEEAPKGVMARGNYVIKSKFTDDDKHDHLSWEWNLNIKKDWKD